One stretch of Paenibacillus sp. AN1007 DNA includes these proteins:
- a CDS encoding dipeptidase, protein MSRTDWVIADFHCDALSKLLLRPELSFEDAPELDVNLQRVQEGGVGLQAFAIYLPEVLGRGKFEHVVGQLELYRNKAAHSAQRSSGVKTLLWREQALKMQTEPKGSPWGLLTLEGVDGLEGSLFYLELCFQMGVRIVGLTWNHANWAADGIMEKRGAGLTEKGRELVSLCNRIGMLLDVSHLSEKGFWELADLSERPFIASHSNSYSVCPHVRNLKDDQIQAIIARDGRIGLTFVPWFVKEENMVRITDLLPHIEQICSLGGAHHLMMGSDFDGISTKIQGLEHAGCYPKLTEILLKHYDETLVRGWLWGNAMRYLGEHLPEGTRVDTNEFEI, encoded by the coding sequence ATGTCGAGAACGGACTGGGTTATAGCTGATTTTCATTGTGATGCATTGAGCAAACTGCTTCTGCGGCCTGAGCTTTCCTTTGAGGATGCTCCTGAGCTGGATGTTAACCTACAGCGTGTGCAGGAGGGCGGAGTGGGTCTGCAGGCGTTTGCGATCTATCTTCCAGAGGTGCTGGGCCGAGGAAAGTTTGAACATGTGGTGGGGCAGTTGGAACTGTATCGTAATAAGGCAGCGCACAGCGCACAGCGCTCCAGTGGGGTTAAGACACTGCTCTGGCGTGAACAGGCACTTAAGATGCAGACGGAGCCAAAAGGCTCTCCATGGGGGCTGCTTACGCTGGAGGGCGTGGACGGGCTGGAGGGCAGCCTGTTCTATCTGGAATTGTGCTTTCAGATGGGAGTTCGGATTGTTGGTCTTACGTGGAATCATGCGAACTGGGCTGCAGATGGTATCATGGAGAAGCGCGGTGCGGGGTTGACAGAGAAAGGCAGGGAACTGGTGAGCCTGTGCAATCGGATCGGCATGCTGCTGGACGTATCTCATTTGTCGGAAAAGGGTTTCTGGGAACTGGCCGATCTTAGCGAGCGCCCGTTCATCGCCTCTCATTCAAACAGCTACAGCGTATGTCCGCATGTACGCAATCTAAAGGATGATCAGATTCAGGCCATCATTGCGAGGGACGGGCGCATTGGCTTGACGTTTGTGCCTTGGTTTGTCAAAGAAGAGAACATGGTAAGGATAACGGATTTGCTGCCGCATATTGAGCAGATCTGTTCCCTTGGCGGGGCTCATCATCTGATGATGGGATCTGATTTTGACGGGATTTCGACTAAAATCCAAGGTCTGGAGCATGCTGGATGTTATCCGAAGCTGACAGAAATATTGCTGAAGCATTATGACGAAACATTGGTGCGCGGCTGGTTATGGGGGAATGCCATGCGTTATCTCGGGGAACACTTGCCAGAGGGGACGCGGGTGGATACGAATGAGTTTGAAATATGA
- a CDS encoding stage V sporulation protein S, with translation MDVLKVSAKSNPNSVAGALAGVLRERGNAELQAIGAGALNQAIKAVAIARGFVAPSGVDLICIPAFTDIVIDGEDRTAIKLIVEPR, from the coding sequence ATGGATGTATTAAAAGTTTCAGCAAAGTCCAACCCTAACTCTGTAGCCGGCGCTCTTGCAGGAGTTCTTCGTGAACGCGGCAATGCTGAACTGCAGGCAATTGGAGCGGGAGCACTGAACCAAGCTATTAAAGCGGTAGCGATTGCCCGGGGATTTGTAGCACCAAGCGGAGTTGACCTGATTTGTATTCCAGCTTTTACAGACATAGTGATCGACGGTGAGGACCGAACGGCCATCAAGCTGATTGTGGAGCCCAGATAA
- a CDS encoding TIGR00282 family metallophosphoesterase: MKVLFIGDIVGNVGRKALKENLPYLKSKYKPHVIIVNGENAAAGRGITGAIANEFFNWGVHGITLGNHTWDNKDIFDFIDDEPRMIRPANFPPGTPGRGYTVVKGEGRELAIVNLQGRTFLPAIDCPFRAADEIVDELRRDYKCILVDMHAEATSEKIAMGWHLDGRASFVVGTHTHVQSNDERILPGGTAYLTDAGMVGPRDGILGMEREAVLRKFYTQLPVRFVVDDGKWHFHGVIVDIDEATGAATKIEKIRLMEDEWRME, encoded by the coding sequence ATGAAAGTTTTGTTTATTGGTGATATTGTAGGTAATGTAGGACGTAAAGCACTCAAAGAAAATTTGCCATACCTGAAATCAAAATATAAACCACATGTGATCATCGTAAATGGTGAAAATGCAGCAGCAGGACGCGGTATAACGGGCGCGATTGCCAATGAATTTTTTAACTGGGGTGTGCATGGTATCACACTTGGCAATCATACATGGGACAATAAGGATATTTTTGATTTTATAGATGATGAACCACGTATGATCAGACCGGCGAATTTTCCGCCAGGTACACCTGGACGCGGCTATACCGTGGTTAAGGGCGAAGGCAGGGAACTTGCGATCGTTAATCTGCAGGGCAGAACATTTTTGCCTGCAATTGATTGTCCTTTTCGCGCAGCGGATGAAATTGTGGATGAGCTGCGCAGGGACTACAAGTGCATTCTCGTAGATATGCATGCGGAAGCAACGTCCGAAAAGATTGCCATGGGCTGGCACCTGGATGGACGCGCATCCTTTGTTGTAGGTACACATACCCATGTGCAGAGCAACGACGAACGGATTTTGCCTGGAGGTACAGCATACTTGACTGATGCAGGCATGGTTGGACCTCGTGACGGTATTCTAGGCATGGAGCGTGAAGCGGTGCTGCGTAAATTTTACACCCAGCTTCCGGTGCGGTTTGTGGTAGACGATGGCAAGTGGCATTTTCACGGCGTAATCGTTGATATTGACGAAGCGACCGGGGCGGCCACAAAGATTGAGAAGATTCGGTTAATGGAAGACGAGTGGCGTATGGAATAG
- the rny gene encoding ribonuclease Y yields MDIFITIVLVVAALVIGFGVGYFIRKSLAEAKISSAEQAAVQIVENAKKEAEALKKETVLEAKDEIHRIRAEAEKDTRERRNEIQRQERRLLQKEESLDKKLESLERKEEQVANKEKRIDETQQQIEMIYKNQVTELERISNLTMEDARSIILSNVEQEVRHETAQMIKDIEQQAKEEADKKSREIITLAIQRCAADHVAETTVSVVTLPNEEMKGRIIGREGRNIRALETLTGIDLIIDDTPEAVILSGFDPIRREIARTALEKLVADGRIHPARIEEMVEKSRKEVDERIREYGEQATFEVGVHGLHPDLIKILGRLKFRTSYGQNVLKHSMEVAYLAGLMAGELGEDVTLARRAGLLHDIGKALDHEVEGSHVEIGVELAKKYKEHPVVINSIASHHGDCEATSVIAMLVGAADALSAARPGARRETLETYIKRLEKLEEISESFEGVEKSYAIQAGREVRVMVQPEKIDDAEAFRLARDITKMIENELDYPGHIKVTVIRETRAVEYAK; encoded by the coding sequence ATGGACATCTTTATCACGATCGTTCTCGTTGTGGCCGCGCTCGTTATTGGGTTCGGAGTCGGATATTTTATTCGCAAATCTCTTGCAGAGGCTAAGATCTCAAGTGCGGAACAAGCTGCCGTACAAATCGTGGAGAACGCGAAGAAAGAGGCAGAGGCACTGAAGAAAGAAACAGTGCTGGAAGCGAAGGATGAAATCCATCGTATTCGCGCTGAAGCTGAAAAAGACACTCGTGAACGTCGGAACGAAATTCAACGACAAGAGAGACGATTGCTGCAAAAAGAAGAGTCGCTGGATAAAAAATTGGAATCACTCGAACGTAAAGAAGAGCAAGTGGCTAACAAAGAGAAACGTATTGATGAAACACAGCAGCAGATCGAAATGATCTACAAAAACCAGGTGACGGAGCTTGAACGAATCTCCAATCTCACGATGGAAGACGCACGCAGTATCATACTGTCCAACGTAGAACAGGAAGTCCGTCATGAGACGGCTCAAATGATCAAGGACATTGAACAGCAGGCGAAGGAAGAAGCGGACAAAAAGTCCCGCGAGATCATTACTCTCGCAATCCAGCGCTGTGCGGCTGACCATGTAGCGGAGACAACCGTATCTGTTGTCACGCTGCCTAATGAAGAAATGAAAGGCCGGATCATCGGTCGTGAAGGACGTAACATCCGTGCGCTTGAAACCCTTACAGGGATTGACCTCATTATTGATGATACGCCAGAAGCTGTTATTCTGTCGGGCTTTGACCCGATTCGTCGTGAGATTGCCCGTACCGCACTGGAGAAACTGGTGGCGGATGGACGGATTCACCCGGCGCGTATTGAAGAAATGGTGGAGAAATCCCGTAAAGAAGTGGACGAGCGTATCCGTGAATACGGTGAACAAGCTACCTTTGAAGTGGGCGTGCATGGTCTGCACCCGGATCTCATCAAGATTCTGGGCCGCCTGAAGTTCCGTACAAGTTACGGTCAGAACGTCTTGAAACATTCGATGGAAGTCGCTTATCTGGCAGGACTGATGGCTGGAGAACTTGGAGAAGACGTAACTTTGGCAAGACGTGCAGGGCTGCTGCATGACATCGGTAAAGCGCTGGATCACGAAGTGGAAGGATCACACGTCGAAATCGGCGTGGAGCTGGCGAAGAAATACAAAGAACACCCAGTGGTTATCAACAGTATCGCTTCCCATCACGGGGACTGCGAGGCAACTTCGGTTATTGCGATGCTGGTTGGTGCAGCGGATGCGCTGTCGGCAGCACGTCCAGGCGCTCGTCGCGAAACACTGGAGACGTATATCAAACGACTGGAGAAGCTGGAAGAGATTTCGGAATCTTTCGAAGGCGTCGAGAAATCGTACGCCATTCAGGCAGGACGCGAGGTTCGCGTTATGGTACAGCCTGAGAAGATCGATGATGCTGAAGCCTTCCGCCTCGCACGTGACATCACCAAGATGATTGAGAATGAACTTGATTATCCAGGTCATATCAAAGTCACTGTAATCCGGGAGACCCGGGCAGTTGAATACGCAAAATAG
- a CDS encoding RecX family transcriptional regulator, with protein MRPHQSQQEYDEHDEELHEHAASDGISQFPDDEELVITRVERTKSREARYRISFGIYSITVLEDVMIKYRMTRGTVFLKKDLEEIVVADERQRTYVQSLRFLEFKQRTRHELSQKLKQKEFAAPIIEEVLDRLEQEKLIDDDLFAKEWTRQRMEGQRKGKLWIRQELRQKGIANDLIAEVLDDVSADAELDTALTAGRKKWKQVRGDVQEKKRKTFPYLMRRGFSMELVRRVVNRLIEEDGAEDAEDDEALLWD; from the coding sequence ATGAGGCCTCACCAAAGTCAGCAAGAATATGATGAACACGACGAAGAACTTCATGAGCACGCAGCATCAGACGGCATCTCGCAATTTCCGGATGATGAAGAACTTGTAATTACCCGGGTAGAGCGTACCAAGAGCAGAGAAGCCCGGTACCGCATTTCATTTGGCATTTATTCCATTACAGTTCTGGAAGATGTAATGATTAAGTACAGGATGACACGCGGCACGGTTTTTCTTAAGAAGGACCTTGAGGAAATCGTTGTTGCTGATGAGCGTCAGCGAACGTACGTGCAGTCCTTACGTTTTTTGGAGTTTAAGCAGCGTACCCGGCATGAATTGAGCCAGAAGCTCAAGCAAAAGGAATTCGCGGCACCGATCATTGAAGAGGTTTTGGACAGGCTTGAACAGGAAAAACTCATAGATGATGATCTGTTTGCTAAGGAATGGACGAGACAGCGTATGGAGGGCCAGCGGAAGGGAAAACTGTGGATAAGGCAGGAACTGCGTCAAAAGGGCATCGCTAATGATCTCATTGCAGAGGTGCTGGACGATGTGAGTGCAGATGCAGAATTGGACACTGCATTAACAGCGGGCCGTAAAAAATGGAAACAGGTCCGGGGAGACGTGCAGGAGAAGAAACGTAAAACGTTCCCTTACTTGATGCGGCGCGGTTTTAGCATGGAACTGGTGCGCCGGGTTGTAAATCGTTTAATAGAAGAAGATGGAGCGGAAGACGCTGAAGATGACGAAGCCTTGTTATGGGACTAG
- the recA gene encoding recombinase RecA, whose amino-acid sequence MSDRRAALDMALRQIEKQFGKGSIMKLGESTHMNVEIIPSGSLALDIALGTGGLPKGRIVEIYGPESSGKTTVALHAIAEVQRVGGQAAFIDAEHALDPNYASKLGVNIDELLLSQPDTGEQGLEIAEALVRSGAVDIIVIDSVAALVPKAEIEGEMGDSHVGLQARLMSQALRKLSGAISKSKTIAIFINQLREKVGVMFGNPETTPGGRALKFYSTVRLDVRRIESIKSGNDITGNRTRIKVVKNKVAPPFKQAEVDIMYGEGISKEGSIIDIGTDLDIVNKSGAWYSYEGERLGQGRENAKQFMKEHKEIADIIEQKIREASNLTTAVPAPTSEEQEKEAAEEQELFEINE is encoded by the coding sequence TTGTCAGACCGTCGTGCTGCGCTTGATATGGCGCTCCGTCAAATAGAGAAGCAATTTGGTAAAGGTTCCATCATGAAACTGGGTGAGTCGACTCACATGAATGTAGAAATTATTCCCAGCGGATCGTTGGCTTTGGATATTGCATTAGGAACAGGCGGCTTACCAAAAGGCCGTATTGTTGAAATATATGGACCTGAATCTTCAGGTAAAACTACGGTGGCACTGCATGCCATTGCTGAAGTTCAACGTGTAGGTGGACAAGCTGCATTTATTGATGCCGAGCATGCACTGGATCCGAACTATGCAAGCAAACTGGGCGTTAATATTGACGAATTGCTCTTGTCTCAGCCAGATACAGGCGAGCAGGGACTGGAGATCGCCGAAGCTCTTGTACGCAGTGGTGCAGTAGATATCATCGTTATTGACTCCGTAGCTGCTCTCGTACCAAAAGCAGAGATTGAAGGAGAGATGGGCGATTCCCACGTAGGTTTGCAGGCACGTCTGATGTCTCAGGCGCTGCGTAAATTGTCCGGTGCAATCAGCAAATCCAAAACGATTGCCATCTTCATTAACCAGCTTCGTGAAAAAGTTGGCGTAATGTTTGGTAACCCGGAAACCACACCAGGTGGTCGTGCATTGAAGTTCTATTCTACCGTCCGACTGGATGTGCGCCGTATTGAGAGCATTAAGTCAGGTAATGACATTACGGGTAACCGTACGCGTATTAAAGTTGTTAAAAACAAAGTTGCACCTCCGTTTAAACAAGCGGAAGTTGATATTATGTATGGTGAAGGTATTTCCAAAGAGGGAAGTATCATTGATATCGGTACAGATCTGGACATCGTAAACAAAAGTGGTGCTTGGTATTCATACGAAGGTGAACGTTTAGGTCAAGGCCGTGAGAATGCGAAGCAGTTCATGAAAGAACATAAAGAGATTGCTGATATCATTGAACAGAAAATTCGTGAGGCCAGCAATTTGACAACTGCTGTTCCTGCACCGACTAGTGAAGAACAAGAAAAAGAAGCGGCTGAGGAACAGGAATTATTTGAAATCAATGAGTAA
- a CDS encoding competence/damage-inducible protein A, with the protein MKAEIIAVGTELLLGQIVNTNARYLSRELAAMGIDVYFQTVVGDNLNRLSEAIRIAQGRADIILFSGGIGPTQDDLTKDALAAVLNRKLHIDRMAMDKIEGFFRDRNVEMTENNRRQAIVLEGGTPLANETGLAAGNAIADNDKYYVVMPGPPKELIPMFEQEVKPWLFQHALTEEMPIYSRMLKFAGIGESALEDRLLDLIDGQTDPTIAPYASEGEVTVRVSTKAPSEGEAKLKLDAMEVQIRERLSEHLYANEDVPIEYTIVTMMSDMGLTLSAAESCTGGLVMQSLTSVPGSASMLKGGIVCYSNEIKEKLLNVPHSYLEGEDAPGAVSPEVAKVLAEQVRMIGDADFGLAVTGVAGPGYSERKPPGLVFIALAERGKDTEIHELRINGNRETVRIRSAKAILYRLWQKLVAID; encoded by the coding sequence ATGAAAGCAGAGATTATCGCAGTTGGGACAGAGCTGCTGCTGGGACAAATCGTGAATACGAACGCCAGATATCTTTCCCGGGAACTAGCTGCAATGGGGATTGACGTATATTTTCAGACGGTAGTCGGGGATAATCTGAATCGGCTCAGTGAAGCGATACGCATCGCGCAGGGACGTGCAGACATTATTTTATTTTCCGGAGGCATTGGCCCGACCCAGGATGATCTGACCAAAGATGCACTGGCCGCTGTATTGAATCGAAAGCTCCATATTGATCGTATGGCTATGGACAAAATAGAAGGTTTCTTCCGGGATCGGAATGTTGAAATGACGGAGAATAATCGACGTCAAGCCATTGTGCTTGAGGGTGGAACGCCTCTGGCGAATGAAACCGGACTTGCTGCAGGCAACGCGATTGCGGATAACGATAAATATTATGTTGTGATGCCTGGGCCGCCCAAAGAGCTTATTCCGATGTTTGAGCAGGAAGTCAAGCCTTGGCTGTTCCAGCATGCTCTTACAGAAGAGATGCCGATTTATTCTCGTATGCTGAAATTCGCAGGTATTGGGGAGTCTGCTCTGGAGGATCGACTGCTTGACCTGATTGACGGGCAGACAGACCCTACGATTGCTCCTTACGCGAGTGAAGGTGAAGTGACGGTACGCGTCTCTACAAAGGCTCCAAGCGAAGGAGAAGCGAAACTGAAGCTCGATGCCATGGAAGTCCAGATTCGCGAACGGTTGTCTGAACACCTCTACGCCAACGAGGATGTACCGATTGAATACACGATTGTGACAATGATGTCTGATATGGGTCTGACCTTGAGTGCGGCGGAAAGCTGTACTGGAGGGCTCGTGATGCAGAGCCTCACTTCCGTCCCTGGAAGTGCCTCGATGCTGAAAGGCGGCATCGTCTGTTACTCCAATGAGATCAAAGAAAAGCTGCTCAATGTTCCGCACAGTTATCTTGAAGGTGAAGATGCACCGGGCGCGGTTAGTCCAGAAGTGGCAAAAGTGCTTGCTGAGCAGGTCCGCATGATCGGCGATGCCGACTTCGGGCTGGCAGTAACCGGGGTAGCCGGTCCAGGATATTCAGAGCGCAAACCGCCGGGTCTTGTGTTTATAGCTTTGGCTGAGCGCGGGAAGGATACTGAAATTCATGAGCTGCGGATTAACGGTAACCGGGAAACGGTTCGTATTCGTTCGGCAAAGGCGATTCTGTATCGTTTATGGCAAAAATTAGTGGCTATCGATTAA
- the pgsA gene encoding CDP-diacylglycerol--glycerol-3-phosphate 3-phosphatidyltransferase, protein MNLPNRITLARICLIPFLMVFLLVDFPFYPEPLHLGSFVLPYNQLIAALIFIVAASTDGIDGYLARKNNMVTNLGKLLDPLADKLLVTAVLISLVQMGKLDSWIAVVIISREFAVTGLRQIALLDGSVVAASAWGKLKTFVQIIAIVLLLLNNFPFSYTGVHVDEIAVWAAALITIWSGIDYFIKNKNLLHLSKA, encoded by the coding sequence GTGAATTTACCCAACCGGATTACGCTTGCACGAATTTGCTTAATCCCTTTTTTGATGGTGTTCCTGCTTGTGGATTTTCCGTTTTATCCAGAGCCGTTACATCTTGGGAGCTTTGTGCTTCCGTATAATCAGTTAATTGCTGCTCTTATTTTTATCGTTGCTGCAAGCACGGATGGAATAGACGGCTATCTTGCAAGGAAAAACAATATGGTCACCAATTTGGGCAAACTGCTGGACCCGCTCGCCGACAAGCTGCTGGTTACCGCCGTTCTGATTTCATTGGTTCAGATGGGCAAGCTGGATTCATGGATTGCAGTTGTTATTATCAGCCGTGAATTTGCCGTGACCGGTCTGCGTCAGATTGCTCTGCTGGACGGTTCGGTTGTTGCCGCAAGTGCCTGGGGCAAACTGAAGACATTCGTGCAGATTATAGCGATTGTTTTGCTGCTGCTGAACAATTTTCCGTTTTCATACACAGGCGTTCATGTCGACGAGATTGCAGTATGGGCAGCGGCTCTGATCACCATCTGGTCGGGAATTGACTACTTTATCAAAAACAAAAATTTGCTTCATTTATCAAAAGCGTAA
- a CDS encoding YajQ family cyclic di-GMP-binding protein codes for MSSENSFDIVSKMDLQELTNAVTQTEKEIGNRYDFKGSKSSLKLDKDALTIVSDDESKLKAVIEVLQSKMAKRGLPLKNMDYGKVEPASSGTVRQRLNFKQGIDQDAAKKINILIRDSKLKVKSQIQGDQLRVTGKSKNDLQAVMQLLNGANLPLDLQYTNFK; via the coding sequence TTGAGTTCAGAAAATTCATTTGATATCGTGTCCAAAATGGACTTGCAGGAACTGACTAATGCCGTAACACAAACGGAAAAGGAAATTGGCAATCGTTATGATTTCAAGGGCAGTAAAAGCAGCTTGAAATTGGATAAAGACGCTCTAACGATTGTGTCAGATGATGAGAGCAAGTTAAAGGCGGTTATTGAGGTACTGCAGTCCAAAATGGCAAAGCGGGGGCTGCCGCTGAAAAATATGGATTATGGAAAAGTGGAGCCGGCTTCATCGGGTACTGTTCGTCAGCGTTTGAATTTCAAGCAGGGAATTGATCAGGATGCTGCCAAAAAAATCAATATCCTTATTCGTGATTCCAAACTCAAGGTGAAGAGTCAGATTCAAGGTGACCAGCTTAGGGTAACGGGTAAAAGTAAAAATGATCTGCAGGCTGTTATGCAGCTGCTTAATGGGGCCAACCTGCCGCTGGACCTGCAATATACCAATTTTAAATAA
- a CDS encoding RodZ family helix-turn-helix domain-containing protein, with protein MSELGQQLREARLQKGMSLDDVQEMTKIRKRYLEAIEAGDYKVLPGSFYVRAFIKTYAETVGLNPDELLEGHKKDVPAETAEATMEPVIQKRSNRPAERSNRWMSVALMWTFPILILVLLYVYMAYNKGDDANPQGLDDTKITDSQKPADDKPDPSTDKGQTANPPATDSGSKDPNKGDAGGNGGGTETNGQTDGQNDGQTDGQTDGKTEGQPDGQTGENQEGTNPATPGSVTVSQDGKSGNITNFKVSGSAGQPVTVTIKATGNSWLEVYKGENSSGEKLEYGNTADGDTFTFTLDSTGMYIKSGYAAATTIDVGGQVVTDGKATNRIRLKLDTDSAASTMGSEGTSGTNTTDSSEAGTSSE; from the coding sequence ATGTCTGAACTGGGTCAGCAGTTAAGAGAGGCCCGGCTGCAAAAAGGGATGAGTCTCGACGATGTACAGGAAATGACTAAAATTCGCAAGAGGTATCTGGAGGCTATAGAAGCAGGGGATTACAAAGTACTCCCCGGCAGCTTCTATGTGCGTGCATTTATAAAAACCTATGCGGAAACGGTAGGACTCAATCCGGATGAGCTGCTGGAAGGACATAAAAAAGATGTACCTGCAGAAACCGCGGAGGCAACGATGGAGCCGGTAATTCAGAAACGCTCAAACCGGCCGGCGGAGCGCAGTAACCGATGGATGTCTGTTGCTCTGATGTGGACATTTCCTATATTGATTCTGGTCCTTTTGTATGTATATATGGCATACAACAAGGGAGATGACGCGAATCCGCAGGGGCTGGATGATACAAAAATTACGGATAGTCAGAAGCCTGCTGACGACAAACCGGACCCTTCGACGGATAAAGGACAGACGGCTAATCCTCCTGCGACCGATTCAGGTTCCAAGGATCCCAATAAAGGTGATGCGGGCGGCAACGGCGGCGGTACTGAAACAAACGGTCAGACCGATGGACAAAATGATGGTCAAACCGATGGACAGACTGATGGGAAAACCGAAGGGCAACCCGATGGGCAAACAGGTGAGAATCAAGAGGGAACGAATCCGGCTACACCTGGCTCAGTTACTGTCTCACAGGATGGAAAATCAGGCAACATTACAAACTTCAAAGTTAGCGGAAGTGCGGGGCAGCCTGTTACTGTAACAATTAAAGCGACAGGAAACAGCTGGCTTGAAGTGTACAAAGGGGAAAATTCCAGCGGAGAGAAACTGGAGTATGGCAATACGGCCGACGGTGACACATTTACATTTACGCTGGACAGTACAGGAATGTACATTAAGTCCGGTTATGCGGCTGCCACGACAATTGATGTTGGAGGTCAAGTGGTAACGGACGGGAAAGCGACAAACCGGATTCGACTTAAATTGGATACGGACAGCGCAGCTTCCACGATGGGGTCAGAAGGCACAAGTGGTACGAATACCACGGACTCCTCAGAAGCGGGTACTTCAAGCGAATAA
- a CDS encoding DUF3388 domain-containing protein gives METKQWYMEYKIHKNRPGLLGDIASMLGMLEVNILTINGVEGKTRGMLLESDDDEKIRLLGEMLGKVNSITVSALRQPKLVDILAVRHGRYIDRDSDDRKTFRFTRDELGLLVDFLGEVFKREGNQVIGLRGMPRVGKTESIIAGSVCAMKRWTFVSSTLLRQTIRSQMSEDELNPNNVFIIDGIVSTIRSSERHYNLLQDIMTMPSTKVIEHPDIFVQESEYDYNHFDIIIELRNNPNEEIIYDTFTASYTDEL, from the coding sequence ATGGAAACTAAACAATGGTATATGGAATATAAAATACATAAGAACAGACCTGGTCTTTTGGGGGACATTGCCTCTATGCTGGGGATGCTCGAAGTCAATATATTGACCATTAACGGTGTGGAAGGCAAAACACGCGGCATGCTGCTCGAATCGGATGATGACGAGAAAATTCGTCTGCTCGGAGAGATGCTTGGCAAAGTCAACAGCATTACCGTATCCGCATTGCGTCAGCCTAAACTGGTAGACATTCTGGCTGTGCGTCACGGCAGGTACATTGACCGGGATTCGGATGATCGCAAAACGTTCCGTTTCACTCGTGACGAACTTGGGTTACTTGTTGATTTTCTGGGTGAAGTATTTAAAAGAGAAGGCAATCAGGTTATTGGCTTGCGCGGAATGCCGCGTGTAGGCAAAACAGAATCGATCATCGCAGGCAGCGTATGTGCCATGAAGCGGTGGACTTTTGTATCCTCGACACTCCTTCGTCAAACGATCCGCAGTCAAATGTCTGAAGACGAGTTGAATCCGAACAATGTTTTTATTATTGATGGAATCGTCAGCACAATTCGGTCCAGTGAAAGACATTATAACCTGCTTCAGGACATTATGACGATGCCGAGTACCAAAGTGATTGAGCACCCGGATATTTTTGTACAGGAATCAGAATATGATTATAATCATTTTGATATTATTATCGAACTGCGCAACAATCCTAACGAAGAAATTATTTATGATACGTTTACGGCAAGCTACACCGACGAACTGTAA
- a CDS encoding DUF3243 domain-containing protein: MSTEKTVVSNFDTWKKFLGDRVLQAEKMGMSEETINKLAYEIGDFLDEKVDPANHSNRALKELWDVGDADERRTIACLMVKLAKQNA, from the coding sequence ATGTCAACAGAAAAAACAGTCGTTTCCAACTTTGACACATGGAAGAAGTTTCTGGGTGATCGCGTACTGCAAGCAGAGAAGATGGGAATGAGTGAAGAAACCATCAACAAACTGGCATACGAGATTGGGGACTTTCTTGATGAGAAAGTTGATCCAGCGAACCATTCCAACCGGGCATTGAAGGAACTATGGGATGTCGGCGATGCAGATGAGCGTCGTACGATTGCGTGCCTGATGGTCAAATTGGCCAAACAAAACGCATAA